One window of the Rhodococcus sovatensis genome contains the following:
- a CDS encoding alpha/beta hydrolase, protein MPELNFHTYGPADGPEILAVHGMTGHGARWAHLAEDHLPEARVLAPDLIGHGRSPWVPPWGIAAQVDGLRSLLEKNARGPVLVVGHSYGGAIAVHLALQHPELVRGLVLLDPAIELDAADLLEVARLTAKFPDYTDAAEAKSEKLNGAWADVPTDLLEREVDEHLIDAENGRVAWRISTPAVVASWGEMAHPLVVPPAGTPTVLVQAMRVQPPYVSEEFKTALQDRLGDDLKVVEIDCDHMVAQAKPAEVAELVRELL, encoded by the coding sequence GTGCCAGAACTGAACTTTCACACGTACGGCCCAGCCGACGGCCCCGAGATACTTGCCGTTCACGGGATGACGGGACACGGAGCCCGCTGGGCGCACCTCGCGGAAGACCATCTACCCGAAGCGCGCGTCCTCGCCCCCGACCTGATCGGCCACGGCCGGTCGCCGTGGGTACCGCCCTGGGGCATCGCCGCGCAGGTGGACGGACTCCGGTCACTACTGGAGAAAAACGCCCGCGGGCCGGTCCTCGTCGTCGGCCACTCGTACGGCGGTGCAATTGCAGTACACCTCGCCCTCCAGCATCCCGAACTGGTTCGCGGACTCGTTCTTCTCGATCCCGCGATCGAGCTCGACGCTGCCGACTTGCTCGAGGTCGCCAGGTTGACGGCGAAGTTCCCCGACTACACCGACGCGGCGGAAGCCAAGTCCGAAAAGCTCAACGGCGCATGGGCGGACGTTCCGACCGACCTGTTGGAAAGAGAAGTCGACGAGCACCTGATCGACGCCGAAAACGGACGCGTCGCCTGGCGCATCTCGACCCCGGCAGTCGTCGCATCGTGGGGAGAAATGGCCCACCCTCTCGTCGTCCCACCCGCGGGCACACCGACGGTTCTGGTGCAGGCCATGCGCGTTCAGCCGCCCTACGTCAGCGAGGAATTCAAGACCGCGCTGCAAGACCGCCTCGGCGACGACCTGAAAGTCGTCGAAATCGATTGCGACCACATGGTTGCCCAGGCCAAGCCTGCCGAGGTCGCCGAACTGGTGCGTGAACTGCTGTAG
- a CDS encoding MGMT family protein: MAPITEAQVERVRRLVASIPAGRVSTYGDIASAGGLSSPRIVGWIMRTDSADLPWHRVLSASGKPAAHLATRQLERLESEGVTHRDGRVDLASVRFSFDDDHTTSSAGSTG; this comes from the coding sequence ATGGCGCCGATCACGGAAGCTCAAGTCGAACGAGTCCGTCGACTCGTCGCGTCGATACCGGCGGGACGGGTGAGCACCTACGGTGACATAGCGTCGGCCGGTGGGTTGTCCAGTCCGCGCATCGTCGGGTGGATCATGCGCACCGACTCGGCCGACCTACCCTGGCATAGGGTTCTGTCTGCGAGCGGAAAACCGGCCGCCCACCTGGCGACCCGCCAACTCGAACGGCTCGAGAGCGAGGGCGTCACCCACCGCGACGGACGCGTCGACCTTGCCTCGGTGCGGTTTTCCTTCGACGACGATCACACCACCAGTTCGGCCGGTTCGACGGGGTGA
- a CDS encoding PLP-dependent aminotransferase family protein, translating into MAIDRKQTTVFDAAVFDAETLAKLVGVIEVDGQPLYRGIADGLRRVIADGSIGTGSRLPPERALSHALGVSRVTVTSAYRELREKGWAEAVHGAGTFVASPAEETSWGTMMHPPSAGVLDFVNAAPEASPFLPDAFAAAIGAVDSLLPGHGYAPTGTQALRTAIAARYTVRGLPTSPEQIIVTAGAGDAAHLVFETFARPGNRVLIEHPTYPGAVEVLDSVGAVPVPVPIDAADPDAFVDDADRAARQNAPTLAYLMPDFSNPSGARLSESGRGRLSATMARHGIVTIVDEVAADLVLDGSPSYEPFGAPTPGTATISIGSFSKTVWGGLRVGWVRSDVELVSRMARTYARRQLSVSIFEQATAVHLLDSFDDILAARRTWLLGQRDLLVSHMRAELPDWDFRIPDGGLSLWCSLPDGTSTQDVVRRAASRNLLLAAGTRFGTGYAFDDKLRVPFTRPSGELGRAVRILAETSSGAAGEGHPVEPAELVV; encoded by the coding sequence ATGGCGATCGATCGAAAGCAAACCACTGTGTTCGATGCGGCTGTGTTCGATGCCGAGACCCTCGCGAAGCTGGTGGGGGTGATCGAGGTCGATGGGCAACCGCTGTACCGCGGAATCGCCGACGGTCTCCGGCGCGTCATCGCTGACGGTTCCATCGGTACCGGAAGTCGACTCCCACCCGAACGCGCCCTGTCGCACGCTCTGGGCGTCAGCCGTGTCACCGTCACGTCTGCGTACCGGGAGTTGCGTGAGAAGGGGTGGGCGGAGGCCGTGCACGGCGCCGGAACGTTCGTCGCGAGTCCGGCAGAGGAAACGTCCTGGGGAACGATGATGCACCCGCCTTCGGCGGGTGTCCTGGACTTCGTCAACGCTGCCCCCGAGGCATCGCCGTTTCTTCCCGACGCGTTTGCTGCGGCTATCGGCGCAGTCGATTCGCTACTTCCCGGGCACGGTTATGCGCCGACAGGAACTCAGGCGCTACGGACGGCGATCGCAGCCCGCTACACAGTCCGCGGCCTGCCGACTTCGCCGGAACAGATCATCGTCACGGCGGGAGCGGGCGATGCGGCTCACCTCGTGTTCGAAACGTTCGCGCGTCCCGGAAATCGTGTTCTCATCGAGCATCCGACCTACCCTGGCGCGGTCGAGGTGCTGGACAGCGTTGGTGCTGTGCCGGTTCCCGTTCCCATCGACGCAGCCGATCCCGATGCCTTCGTCGACGACGCGGATCGTGCCGCACGCCAGAACGCTCCGACACTGGCGTATCTGATGCCCGACTTCTCCAATCCCTCCGGAGCGCGGTTGAGCGAGAGCGGCCGAGGGCGACTGTCCGCGACGATGGCAAGGCACGGGATCGTGACAATCGTCGACGAGGTGGCCGCCGATCTCGTACTCGACGGCTCGCCATCGTACGAGCCCTTCGGCGCACCGACTCCCGGAACGGCGACCATTTCGATCGGATCGTTCAGTAAAACGGTGTGGGGAGGGCTTCGAGTCGGCTGGGTACGCTCCGACGTCGAGCTCGTGTCTCGAATGGCACGCACCTACGCCCGCAGGCAGCTCTCGGTCTCGATATTCGAGCAGGCGACGGCAGTGCACCTACTGGACTCGTTCGACGACATTCTTGCCGCTCGCAGGACATGGTTGCTGGGCCAGCGCGATCTGCTGGTCTCGCATATGCGTGCCGAACTTCCCGACTGGGACTTCAGGATTCCCGACGGGGGACTGTCGCTGTGGTGTTCGCTGCCGGACGGAACGAGTACGCAAGACGTGGTGCGGCGGGCGGCCTCGCGCAATCTACTCCTGGCTGCAGGCACCCGATTCGGCACTGGGTACGCATTCGACGACAAGCTCAGGGTGCCGTTCACGCGCCCTTCCGGTGAACTCGGCAGGGCTGTACGCATACTGGCGGAAACGTCCTCGGGTGCTGCTGGGGAAGGTCACCCCGTCGAACCGGCCGAACTGGTGGTGTGA
- a CDS encoding PaaI family thioesterase → MNLGQFDPRPAAKYALSKASPFVAAAGLVVDEVSGTRLVGHIELSEQHFTPWGVVHGGVYTTAIESAASIGASEAVKDRGEFAVGVHNGTDFLRASKGGRVEVVAEPLQQGRVQQLWLVTVTASDSGKAIARGQVRLQNVPLPT, encoded by the coding sequence ATGAACCTCGGACAGTTCGACCCTCGTCCCGCCGCGAAGTACGCGCTGTCGAAGGCAAGTCCATTCGTCGCGGCTGCAGGCTTGGTTGTCGACGAGGTGTCCGGAACCCGCCTCGTGGGCCACATCGAGCTGTCCGAACAGCACTTCACACCGTGGGGTGTCGTGCACGGCGGCGTCTACACCACGGCAATCGAATCAGCGGCAAGCATCGGCGCGAGCGAGGCGGTCAAGGACCGCGGTGAATTCGCCGTCGGCGTCCACAACGGGACGGACTTTCTACGAGCGAGCAAGGGCGGACGAGTCGAGGTGGTTGCGGAGCCGTTGCAGCAGGGGCGTGTTCAGCAACTGTGGCTCGTGACCGTAACCGCCTCCGACAGCGGGAAGGCGATTGCTAGGGGTCAGGTCCGCCTGCAGAACGTACCGCTGCCGACGTGA
- a CDS encoding NTP transferase domain-containing protein, which produces MTAHSPDCTVDAVILAGGSARRMGGMDKPALTVGRISLLQKVIAAVARSRHIVVVGPHRSELSSDIVQTRESPAGAGPVAAIAAGLAVLPDSDATIVLVLAADLPFVDASAVESLLMQMQSHSAVFAQDDTGRTQYLFGAWRADDLRRRLADVPDTSDLAMKAILPVDYAVTRIESVGDCDTLADLELARELVAARSPDAPVLSAGQARESIRERIHPLSPRTVAPDAALGSTLSEPLVAAAPLPPVDISAMDGYAVRGEAPWTIRAEVAYAGTSGHGSLAPGDALRIATGAQVPAGATSVIRDEHVSSDGRRLIRRADSPVRDDTRRAGEDWTTGAELVAPGTHVSPAVVSVALSAEVASLTVRGPVLARVVLSGNEIRSDGKLEPGQTRDSIGSVLPTYLAFCGIVVLDTIHLQDSSTAFEDLLRQPSDAHVIVVVGATGGGAADQLRTALTRADADIVVPRMRVRPGGSQITAVLPNGIVVLGLPGNPLAAIGTVMLTAPALVDALTARTTKPPLLGYLTDESVAAPTDRLVPVGRDGARWRVHHDLHTAHLLDLVCHDALALVPADKTPGTPVELLLLPR; this is translated from the coding sequence GTGACCGCGCACTCGCCGGATTGCACCGTCGATGCGGTGATCCTGGCCGGCGGCTCGGCGCGCCGGATGGGTGGGATGGACAAGCCTGCACTGACGGTTGGTCGAATCAGTCTCCTGCAAAAGGTTATCGCCGCAGTTGCGCGTTCTCGACACATCGTCGTCGTCGGACCGCACCGTTCGGAGTTGTCGTCCGACATCGTCCAGACACGCGAGTCGCCTGCAGGAGCCGGGCCCGTCGCTGCGATTGCTGCGGGGCTGGCAGTTCTACCCGATTCCGACGCAACCATCGTGCTTGTTCTTGCCGCAGATCTCCCCTTCGTCGATGCCAGTGCAGTGGAATCTCTGCTGATGCAGATGCAGTCGCATTCGGCGGTGTTCGCTCAGGACGACACCGGGCGCACGCAGTATCTGTTCGGGGCGTGGCGTGCGGACGATCTGCGCCGAAGACTTGCGGACGTGCCCGATACTTCCGATCTCGCGATGAAGGCGATCCTCCCCGTCGATTATGCGGTGACAAGAATCGAATCGGTCGGTGACTGCGACACTCTCGCCGACCTCGAGCTCGCCAGGGAACTGGTCGCGGCTCGCTCCCCCGACGCGCCCGTACTGTCCGCAGGACAGGCACGCGAGTCGATTCGGGAACGGATTCACCCACTCTCCCCGAGAACCGTCGCCCCGGACGCCGCACTCGGTTCGACACTGAGCGAGCCACTCGTCGCGGCCGCGCCGCTTCCGCCGGTAGATATTTCGGCGATGGACGGTTACGCGGTGCGTGGCGAAGCTCCGTGGACGATACGTGCGGAGGTGGCCTACGCGGGCACCTCGGGGCACGGTTCACTCGCACCTGGAGATGCGCTCCGAATAGCGACCGGCGCTCAGGTCCCAGCAGGAGCGACCTCCGTGATTCGCGACGAGCATGTCAGCAGCGACGGGCGTCGATTGATCCGACGCGCCGATTCACCCGTTCGAGACGACACCCGAAGAGCAGGCGAAGACTGGACCACCGGCGCCGAGTTAGTCGCCCCTGGAACACACGTGAGCCCCGCAGTGGTGTCGGTAGCACTCAGCGCTGAGGTCGCGAGCCTTACGGTCCGCGGCCCTGTTCTTGCGCGAGTTGTGCTGAGCGGAAACGAGATTCGTTCCGACGGAAAGCTGGAACCTGGCCAGACGAGAGACAGTATCGGTTCGGTCCTACCGACTTACCTCGCATTCTGTGGGATCGTCGTTCTCGACACGATTCACCTTCAGGATTCCTCGACTGCATTCGAGGACCTCCTTCGGCAGCCAAGCGACGCGCACGTCATAGTTGTCGTCGGCGCGACGGGCGGCGGCGCAGCCGATCAACTTCGGACAGCGCTCACACGCGCCGATGCCGACATCGTCGTGCCCCGCATGCGCGTGCGCCCCGGTGGTTCGCAGATCACCGCGGTACTACCGAACGGAATCGTCGTGCTCGGTCTCCCGGGAAACCCTCTGGCCGCGATCGGCACGGTGATGCTGACTGCGCCGGCCTTGGTCGACGCTTTGACTGCGCGAACCACGAAACCTCCACTGCTCGGGTACCTGACCGACGAGTCGGTTGCCGCGCCGACCGACCGTTTGGTGCCGGTCGGACGTGACGGCGCGCGGTGGCGCGTCCACCACGATCTCCATACCGCGCATCTTCTCGACCTCGTCTGTCATGATGCGTTGGCGCTGGTTCCGGCCGACAAGACACCGGGAACGCCGGTGGAGCTCCTGCTACTGCCTCGCTGA
- a CDS encoding sirohydrochlorin chelatase, whose protein sequence is MTKKWTDVEPTLVLVAHGTRNPRGVEMIAALAEAVGARVGTTRVAFVDVLGPSPAEVLRELSGPAVVVPAFLASGYHVHTDVPREVMASEHPATTVTRALGPDPVFARVMVERLVSAGWASGDAIVFAAAGSSDERALLEHRRAAAMLAELTGSRVGIGYVATARPSVPDAVAALRRDGHERVFVASYLLARGLFHTRLADAGSDGVAEPIGLHPDIVELVSARFLDGARAVAEHAHSARQ, encoded by the coding sequence ATGACGAAGAAGTGGACTGACGTGGAGCCGACTCTAGTTCTCGTCGCGCACGGCACGCGAAACCCGCGAGGTGTAGAGATGATTGCCGCGCTCGCCGAAGCAGTCGGTGCCCGGGTGGGAACGACGCGCGTCGCGTTCGTCGACGTGCTCGGGCCGTCGCCTGCCGAGGTGCTCCGCGAACTGTCCGGGCCGGCGGTTGTGGTTCCCGCGTTCCTCGCCTCGGGATACCACGTGCACACCGATGTGCCGAGAGAAGTTATGGCAAGCGAGCATCCAGCGACGACGGTGACGCGGGCACTCGGCCCCGATCCAGTGTTCGCGCGCGTCATGGTGGAGCGTCTGGTGAGTGCCGGGTGGGCGTCGGGTGACGCCATCGTCTTTGCTGCGGCGGGATCCTCGGACGAACGTGCGTTGCTCGAGCACCGGCGAGCGGCGGCAATGCTCGCCGAACTCACCGGTTCGCGCGTCGGTATCGGATACGTGGCGACAGCTCGTCCCTCGGTTCCGGATGCGGTTGCCGCGCTCCGCCGCGACGGGCACGAGAGGGTGTTCGTCGCGTCGTATCTCCTCGCGCGCGGACTGTTTCACACACGCCTGGCCGACGCGGGCAGCGATGGCGTCGCCGAGCCGATCGGACTGCACCCGGATATCGTGGAGCTGGTGTCTGCACGTTTTCTGGACGGTGCACGCGCGGTCGCCGAGCACGCGCATTCAGCGAGGCAGTAG
- a CDS encoding uroporphyrinogen-III synthase, producing MTHTSGEPLAGFTVGITASRRAEEFATLLVRRGATVMHAPAIRIIPLADDAELERVTGAIIADPPEITVATTGIGFRGWIEAADGWGQAEALGRALASSRLLARGPKAKGAIRAADLREEWSPASESSAEVLEHLLAEGVEGKRIAVQLHGATTEWEPIPDFCEVLRHAGAEVVPVPVYRWTAPDDGAPMDRMIEAVVVGDLDAISFTSAPAVASLLMRADENGVLEPLLQSMRTRVLPVCVGPVTAAPLEQLKVPTTQPARARLGALARHIAEELPRRWRPMNAGGHAVSVRSRCVVVDGEVRAVSPAGMALIKTLASRPGRVVSREDLLGALPGGGDDTHAVETAMTRLRSSLGAPKVVQTVVKRGYRLAVEPTDVAEECDEADAGATAFGPVVSDCDGSKY from the coding sequence GTGACCCACACTTCCGGGGAACCTCTGGCGGGTTTCACTGTCGGGATAACAGCGTCGCGGCGAGCCGAAGAGTTCGCGACGCTGCTCGTGCGACGTGGCGCAACGGTGATGCATGCGCCAGCGATTCGCATCATTCCGCTCGCCGACGATGCCGAGTTGGAGCGGGTGACCGGGGCGATCATCGCCGATCCCCCCGAAATCACGGTTGCCACAACAGGTATTGGATTTCGTGGCTGGATCGAAGCGGCCGACGGTTGGGGCCAGGCGGAGGCATTGGGCCGAGCATTGGCGTCGTCGCGGTTGCTTGCCCGTGGCCCGAAGGCGAAGGGCGCGATACGGGCCGCCGATCTACGGGAAGAATGGAGTCCTGCGTCCGAATCCTCGGCCGAGGTACTCGAACATCTGCTCGCCGAAGGCGTGGAAGGAAAGCGTATCGCCGTCCAATTGCACGGTGCTACAACAGAATGGGAGCCCATCCCTGACTTCTGCGAGGTCCTCCGGCATGCGGGCGCCGAGGTGGTACCCGTGCCGGTGTACCGCTGGACGGCACCGGACGACGGTGCCCCGATGGACCGCATGATCGAAGCCGTCGTCGTGGGAGATCTCGACGCCATCAGCTTCACGAGCGCACCGGCCGTTGCCTCGCTTTTGATGCGGGCCGACGAGAACGGCGTCCTCGAGCCTCTGCTGCAGTCGATGCGCACACGAGTGCTTCCCGTGTGCGTCGGACCGGTGACTGCAGCGCCGCTCGAACAGTTGAAGGTCCCGACCACCCAACCTGCGCGCGCACGGCTCGGTGCATTGGCGCGGCACATTGCCGAGGAGCTGCCCCGCAGGTGGAGGCCGATGAATGCGGGCGGACACGCGGTAAGCGTGCGCAGTCGATGCGTTGTCGTCGACGGTGAGGTGCGTGCGGTATCACCCGCCGGAATGGCGCTCATCAAGACTCTGGCCAGTCGACCCGGTCGCGTCGTCTCACGCGAGGACCTTCTCGGCGCGCTGCCGGGTGGAGGGGACGACACGCACGCGGTAGAGACCGCGATGACGAGGCTGCGTTCCTCCCTCGGCGCGCCGAAGGTGGTGCAAACCGTGGTCAAGCGTGGCTATCGACTTGCAGTCGAACCGACGGATGTGGCCGAGGAGTGCGACGAGGCAGATGCCGGTGCCACGGCTTTCGGGCCGGTGGTCAGCGATTGTGATGGGAGCAAGTACTGA
- the nirD gene encoding nitrite reductase small subunit NirD codes for MTVIDNRTSTTTTQSQTTHTAREWTPACSLESLVPGRGVGVLLRGGTQAALFLLPGGALFAVGNIDPFGRAAVMSRGIVGDRGGEPTVASPLLKQVFSLVDGRCLDDDTVGLGSFETELVDGVVYVRGATP; via the coding sequence ATGACTGTTATCGATAATCGGACAAGCACCACCACCACCCAGTCGCAGACTACGCACACAGCCCGTGAGTGGACGCCCGCCTGCAGCCTGGAATCCTTGGTCCCCGGCCGGGGCGTCGGAGTTCTTCTTCGCGGTGGAACCCAGGCGGCACTGTTCCTGCTTCCCGGGGGAGCTCTGTTCGCAGTCGGAAACATCGATCCGTTCGGTCGTGCCGCGGTAATGTCACGGGGGATCGTCGGCGATCGCGGCGGTGAGCCCACTGTCGCGTCGCCGTTGCTCAAGCAGGTGTTTTCACTCGTCGACGGTCGATGCCTCGACGACGACACCGTCGGTCTTGGATCCTTCGAGACCGAGTTGGTCGACGGAGTCGTCTACGTGCGCGGCGCAACACCATGA
- the nirB gene encoding nitrite reductase large subunit NirB → MKNAVVVGHGMVGHRFVEALRARDEAAEWKVTVLCEEALPAYDRVGLSSYVGAWDHRELALAGNDYLGDDAVDMRIGVRADSVDRDAKTVTTSGGDVIEYDALVFATGSYPFVPPIAGHDRPECFVYRTLDDLDKIRARADHAGPGAVGVVVGGGLLGLEAANALKKMGMTPHVVEFAPRLMPLQVDEGGGALLQRLVTDLGLHVHAGVGTSSITENSDGAGLTVELSDGSVIDAALLVFSAGVRPQDQLARDCGLDVGDRGGILVDIGCRTADPAVFAIGECAAVEGRCYGLVAPGYSTAEVVADRVLGGAAEFPGADMSTKLKLMGVDVASFGDAMAATPGALEVVFSDAPKGTYSKLVVSDDAKTLLGGILVGDATAYSLLRPLVGRELPGDPGSLISPAAEQVGIGSLPDDAEICSCNGVTKGAICGAIADGACDVASVKSCTTAGTTCGGCLPSIKQLLSASGVVMSKALCEHFGQSRAELFEIVRATNTRTFSSLIAKYGKGTGCDICKPVVASILASTSSDHILDGEQASLQDTNDHFLANIQKNGTYSVVPRMPGGECTPEQLIVIGEVARDFGLYTKVTGGQRIDMFGARVDQLPAIWKRLVDAGMESGQAYGKSLRTVKSCVGSSWCRYGVQDSVGMAVDLENRYRGLRSPHKIKFGVSGCARECAEARGKDVGVIATEGGWNLYVAGNGGQSPKHAQLLASNLDDATLVSYIDRYLMFYVRTADRLQRTAPWLDSLEGGLEHLKAVVCEDSLGIGAELEADMDRHVAGYKDEWAGVLEDEEKLGRFVSFVNAPSEPDPTIAFDDSGERKVPVLMGMPRIGA, encoded by the coding sequence ATGAAGAACGCGGTGGTCGTAGGTCATGGCATGGTCGGACACCGGTTCGTCGAGGCGCTGCGTGCGCGCGACGAGGCGGCCGAGTGGAAGGTCACCGTTCTGTGTGAGGAGGCGTTGCCGGCGTACGACCGAGTCGGCCTCTCCTCCTACGTAGGCGCCTGGGATCACCGCGAACTCGCGCTGGCGGGCAACGACTACCTCGGTGACGACGCCGTGGACATGCGTATCGGAGTGCGTGCCGACAGTGTGGACCGCGATGCGAAAACGGTGACGACGTCGGGCGGTGACGTCATCGAGTACGACGCCCTCGTGTTCGCCACCGGTTCTTATCCGTTCGTGCCCCCGATCGCAGGGCACGATCGACCGGAGTGTTTCGTTTACCGAACGCTCGACGACCTGGACAAGATCCGCGCCCGCGCGGATCACGCAGGGCCGGGTGCGGTCGGTGTCGTCGTCGGTGGTGGCCTGCTCGGACTCGAAGCAGCCAACGCGTTGAAGAAGATGGGCATGACGCCGCACGTCGTCGAATTCGCTCCGCGGCTCATGCCGCTGCAGGTCGACGAGGGGGGAGGCGCGTTGCTGCAGCGTCTGGTCACCGATCTCGGACTGCACGTTCATGCCGGTGTCGGAACGTCCTCGATCACCGAGAACTCGGACGGGGCCGGCCTGACCGTCGAACTGTCCGATGGCAGTGTCATCGACGCCGCTCTGCTGGTGTTTTCAGCAGGCGTGCGGCCGCAAGATCAGCTCGCTCGGGACTGTGGTCTCGACGTCGGGGACCGCGGTGGAATCTTGGTGGACATCGGTTGCCGTACAGCAGATCCCGCGGTTTTCGCAATCGGTGAGTGTGCTGCGGTCGAGGGGCGCTGCTATGGCCTTGTTGCGCCCGGGTATTCCACCGCAGAAGTGGTTGCCGACCGAGTGCTGGGAGGCGCCGCCGAATTCCCCGGCGCCGATATGTCGACCAAACTGAAGTTGATGGGTGTCGATGTTGCCAGCTTCGGTGACGCAATGGCTGCGACGCCGGGGGCACTCGAGGTCGTCTTCAGCGACGCACCGAAGGGGACGTACTCCAAGCTCGTCGTCTCGGACGACGCGAAGACGCTTCTCGGTGGCATTCTCGTCGGTGACGCTACCGCGTACTCGCTGCTCCGGCCTCTGGTCGGGCGCGAGCTTCCCGGCGACCCCGGTTCGTTGATCTCACCGGCGGCGGAGCAGGTCGGTATCGGTTCACTACCCGACGATGCGGAGATCTGCTCGTGCAACGGCGTCACCAAGGGTGCGATCTGCGGCGCGATCGCCGACGGTGCCTGCGATGTTGCGTCGGTCAAGAGCTGCACCACCGCCGGAACGACGTGTGGTGGCTGCCTGCCGTCGATCAAGCAACTGCTTTCGGCATCAGGAGTGGTGATGTCGAAGGCTCTGTGCGAGCACTTCGGTCAATCTCGGGCAGAATTGTTCGAGATCGTGCGCGCGACGAACACGAGAACGTTCTCCTCGCTGATTGCCAAGTACGGCAAGGGAACCGGCTGCGACATCTGCAAGCCGGTAGTCGCATCGATTCTGGCATCGACGTCGTCGGATCACATTCTCGACGGCGAACAAGCTTCACTGCAGGACACCAACGATCATTTCTTGGCCAACATTCAGAAGAACGGAACGTACTCTGTCGTCCCGCGTATGCCCGGCGGGGAGTGCACACCCGAGCAACTCATCGTCATCGGTGAGGTAGCGCGCGATTTCGGTCTGTACACCAAGGTCACCGGCGGACAACGAATCGACATGTTCGGCGCACGCGTCGACCAGCTCCCCGCCATTTGGAAGAGGCTGGTCGACGCCGGCATGGAGTCCGGTCAGGCGTACGGCAAGTCGCTGAGAACAGTGAAGAGCTGCGTCGGTTCCAGCTGGTGCCGCTACGGCGTGCAGGACTCGGTGGGTATGGCAGTCGATCTGGAGAATCGTTACCGGGGACTGCGATCGCCGCACAAGATCAAGTTCGGAGTCTCAGGCTGTGCCCGCGAATGTGCTGAAGCGCGTGGCAAGGACGTCGGAGTCATCGCGACTGAGGGCGGTTGGAACTTGTACGTCGCAGGCAACGGTGGACAGTCGCCCAAACATGCACAGTTGCTGGCGTCCAACCTCGACGACGCCACTCTCGTCAGCTACATCGACCGATACCTGATGTTCTACGTGCGCACTGCAGACCGCCTACAGCGCACGGCACCGTGGCTCGACTCTCTCGAAGGTGGTCTCGAGCATCTCAAAGCCGTCGTCTGCGAGGACAGCCTCGGCATCGGTGCCGAATTGGAAGCCGACATGGACCGACACGTGGCCGGGTACAAGGACGAATGGGCAGGTGTGCTCGAAGACGAGGAGAAGTTGGGTCGGTTCGTGTCCTTCGTCAATGCTCCGAGCGAACCCGACCCGACGATCGCGTTCGACGACAGCGGCGAGCGCAAGGTTCCGGTCCTGATGGGGATGCCGAGAATCGGCGCCTGA